DNA from Canis lupus familiaris isolate Mischka breed German Shepherd chromosome 9, alternate assembly UU_Cfam_GSD_1.0, whole genome shotgun sequence:
AAACCCAGCATTGTTCAAGGTTAAGGATTTGGGACATTGCttcacttaacccactgagccacccaggtgcccctggggctttgcttcatacacacacacggaCCCTGATGTGCTGGTAGGCTGGACTGAGCCAGTGAAGGGAGCCCATGTCCTGAGATTGGGGGTCCAGAATAGTAGTCCATTGCTGGTGCAGACCAACATACCATAGTCGGGGCTTCTCAGCGCCTTCTGACCCCCTTGTACACCTTTCCTGTTCAGACCAGTGCCCAATCTTCTAGGAGAGAGACATCAagtcacagggcagccctggtaaaATGGGGTGGTTCCTGCGCACCCCAAGTAGTTCTGCATGCTGGGGAAATGGCAGAGCAGAGTCCTGTTCCAGAGTCCTGGGCTGCTGCTGACTCCCTCCCTGAAATGGCTTTGCCCCGAGAGAGAACCCGGTACAGAAAGAGAGCATCACCCAGAAATACGGGAACGTAAAACCAGAATGCTTATTACATCAAGAGCAGTTAGAAGCCATCAAGATCTGTCATTTATACAGGGTCAGGGCAATTGGAGTCCTGAGAATGTGGGACCCCGGGCGAAGTTCTTTGGGACAGTGAGAAGTGACATAGTGCCTCTGAGAGCGATGCCTGTGAGCTTACAGCAGCGAGTCTGCAGCTGTGGCCTGGCCACACTCCTGCTCCAGAAAGCCTGCCCCACCTCCAAGAGTCCTCCCCATGCACCAAGAAGTGCCCAGAGTAGAGGATTGAGAAAGCTGTTCATGGGCGTTCCTGACAAAGATGCTGTAAATGTTTGTGTAGGTATTTGCATGGACgtttatttcttcttctcatgGGTAAATATCTTttctaggagtggaatggctgaATCAGAAGTAGGTGAAtgcttttcccttttaataaaGTCCAGCTGCTTTCCAGGTGGCTGTCCCATTACGTTCCCGCCAGCAGTGACAGGACTTTGATGGTTGGTGTCTTTCAAACTGTCTGTGTCATCTGTTACTGAATTTACTGACATAAAGCTGTTTATAATGTTCCTCTATTTAGCCTTTTAATAGATGTAGAATCCATTCAATATTGCTAATTTGcgccttctcttattttttcctcatcaGTCTGATTAGAGGTTTATCAAAAATCTTCTCAAAAAACATGTGGTTTcagtaatttttgtttctttatgttcCTTTCCCTTGATTACTCCTgtgatcattttcatttcatctgtttactttgggtttaatttgctatTTTCTGAGGCATTTGGTTGCTATTGATTTTTCCCTAGGTGCCCCTAGAGCAGGTCTCATAAACCCTGatgtgttgtgttttcatttttatttagttcaaaaaACTTTCTAATTCCTCTACTGATTTCTCCCTGATAGGCggattattttaaagtgtattataTAGCATCCAAATATTTGGGGGTTTTCCGGAGAGCACTCTGTTATTTCTGACTGAATTCCATTGTCATCTGAGAGCATACTTGGTACAACTTGAATCCTTTTAACTCCAGGTCTGTTTAATGTCCATCGTTGGGTATGTCTTGGTAACCGGCCCAGGTGTACTTGAGGAGAGTCCGAGGGCCTGTTAAGGACACCATCAAATTGTTTGTTTTGCCAGCTTCCTTGCAGTTTTACTTCACATGTTTTAGCTCTGCTATTAGGTGCATGAATGTATGGAGTGGTAATATTCTCCTCACAAGTAAGGCCTTTATCCTTATGAAATAACAGGCACATCCCCAGAAATGCTCTCCGTAGCCTGCTGCACCCCGTGTGAACCCAGCTCCGTGCACCCTTCTGTCTAAAgttggtgtcctgggatccctgggtggcgcagaggtttggcgcctgcctttggcccagggcgcgatcccggagacccgggatcgaatcccacatcgggctcccggtgcatggagcctgcttctccctctgcctgtgtctctgcccctctctctctctctctctttctctctctctctctgtgactatcataaataaataaaacaaaaaaaaaattaaaaataaataaataaataaaaattaaaaaaaattggtgtcCTCCTTAGAACCTGTTGTGTGCAGTGTTGGGAGGACTTAACGCTTGATGTGGTTCCTGACAGgccaggtttgtttttttgttttgttttgtttttttaccatcTTACTGCTGGTTTttgtctcccctcctcctttgcctgtttttggattaatcaagtattttatttatatttcttttgttttttaagattttattttttggggatgcctggatggctcagcggttgggtgggtgcctttggctcagggcgtgatcctgggatccaggatctagtcccacatcaggctcctgcgcggagcctgcttgtctctctgtctatatctcagcctctctctgtgtctctcatgaataaataaataaatctttaaaaaaaatttttttgattgatttgcaagagcacgagcagggggaggaagagcagagggagaagcaggctcctcacagggagcccaatgcaggacttgatcccaggacccaggatcatacccggagccaaaggcagacatatgctcaaccactgagccacccagatgtcccaaataTGCATTTCTCTTAAAGggatttaagtaatttttaaaaatcttaggtgtgagggacacctgggtggctcagtggttgagctcctcctgcctttggcccggggtgtgatgctggagtcccaggatcgagtctcgtgggctccccacagggagcctgcttctccctctgcctgtgtctctgcctctctgtgtttctcatgaataaataaataaaatctttatataaaaaaaagatttataaatcttATATGTGAACTTCTGTTGTTATTTCCAGTGCTTTCCATCCTTTTGTGTGGGCCCACACTTCTGCCTGGCATTGCTTGCCTTCTGCCTGAAGGGTGACCATTCCCATATGTAGCAGTGCAGGTCTGCTGCTGATGGATTCTTCAGCTTTTTTATATCTGAAAATCTGTTCATTCATCTTGGTTTTTGGAGGTTTTTTGTCCTCGGTACTTGAAACATGTTGCCCCACTGTGTTCTTTTAGATGCCTCGTTTCTGACAAGGAGTCTGCAGCCATCCTGGTCTTTGTCCTCTTTATGTAACGTGGTTTTTCAACCACTGGTTGCTTTCAAGATGCTCTATCACTAGTGATTTTATTAGCAAGTGTGGACATTTGTGTGATGTTTTTTGTGGCCCTTGTGTGTAGGGTCGGCCTAGCTTACATCTGTGGGTTTGTTGTCTTCATCCAGCTACTTCCAACATCtctggccccctcctccctctttcctgagTGCTCCAGTGATATAGGTATTAGGTGGCTTGAAGCTGTTCTTGCTGCTTTTCCAGTAGTATCTGTTGCTATGCCTTCGAGTCATGCAGCTTTTCTTTTGCACCATCTAATCTCAGACACTAGTTCTCATCTATAAAAGTTGGATttgagtctttttatttttttaagattttattcatgagggacacagaggcagagacaacaggcagagggagaagcaggctccctgtggggagcccgatgtgggactcaatcctggaaccccggggtcacaacccgagctgaaggcagatgctcagtcactgagccacccaggtgtcccagatttgaGTCTTGTATAAATTTTCCATGCCACCCCTTTGTAGCTTTTTTGACATGGaatataattagaatatataataacttttaaaatatttatttatttttagagagcacacgaagggagagatgggggggagagagaatctcaagcagactccttgcaaaGCACAGAgcagatcaagagtcagacacttaactgactgagccacccagatgcctctataataactatttttttaaagatttttatttatttattcatgagagacacacacagagagagaagcagagggagaagcaggccccattcagggaacccaatgtgggattcaatcccagggctccaggatcatgccctgggtggaaggcaggcaccaaactgctgagccacccagggatccctatcataACTCTTATTGTGCTTCtctgctaattctaacatctgaaCCAGTTTCAATTGATTGTTCTCAGTGTGGATGTTTTCCGCTTCTTTGCATACCTGGTAATCTTTGGACGGCAGACGTTGTGAATTTTACTTGCTCACCTGCTTGGTATTTTATTCTGTTCCTCAGGTTCTTTCTCTGCCTAGTTATGGGATGAAGTCAAGTTACTTATGTCTGTTCAGTTTTTGCATTTCTGCTGACAGTTGAGGCAGGAAGGGGGCAGCCTATGGCCCACGCAGCTTGTGTCCCATCTTTCAGGCCTGGGTGTTGTTCATTGTCTCATGTTCAGTGTTTTAGAAACCATTTTTCCACATGTTCTGAGTTATGTTCAGtcttcttgtttttgtggatGTCAGGGCAAGTTAGGCCCCCATTACTCCATCTTGGTTGATGTAGAGTAACTTAATAATAGTATCTGCTTCTGACTCAGGGTTTCTTATACTAAACACATTACTCATAATGGAAAAGATCGATATGTTCATCTTTGTTAGAATTTCTCATCAAAAagctccaaaagaaaaaaaatgcctcacATAAAAGCAACAATGGTTTAGtaccaagaatttttttaaaattttatttatgtatttgagagacagtgtgcTTGCACACTTGctcaagtagggggaggggcagaaggaggagccaactcccctctgagcagggagcctgacacaggacttgatcccaggatcctgagatcatgacctgaggtgaaggcagatgtttaactgactgagccacccaggagccccagaaccCAGAATTTTTAAAGAACGGCTATAAATAGGCAAAAGACTACCTGATACAGAAATTGCGAAAGACATGGGTAGACATTTCAAAGAACAGCTTGTGGCCAGTAAGTATATGGAAGAAAGATCCAAATTGAGAGTTCATTGATACACTCTCTCACACCCACTGCATTTTGATGAAGAGTCACCGATCTGCTTCCACCAGCTCACTGCTGGTGGGTGTGTGGAGTGGGCTCTCCGTCTTAGGAAACAAGGTGACATTATCTTGCAGAGTCAGACAACTTGTGCTCTGTGTTTGTAGGCATGTGCCTGGGGAAACAGGATGTGAATAAGAATTTGGTGTAGAAGAATTTTCATCCGGGGACATGAATAAGGGTGTACTTAGTAGCACCGTCTGTAATGAAGCAAACCCAGATagtccaaatgaaagaatagatgaATTATGATCTGTTCTCCAAAGGGAAGACTATACAGCAGGCATACTTCTTAAAAAACAatgtagggggcacctggggggctcagtggttgagcatctgccttcggctcaggatgtgaccccggggtcctgggatcgagtcccatatcgggctccctacagggagcctgcttcttctgtgtctctgcctctctctgggtctctcatgaataaataaaaaaaaatattttttaaaaagcagaaaaacaacaattagaaatataaaattccattatattagtttctggtgtataacatagtgactTGACAGGCCTCTATATTACACGGTGCTCACTATGGTGGATGTGGTCACCATGTCCCGatagtattattgactgtattccctttgtactgtacttttcatcctagtgacctttttatttttttctttttttttggacttattttataacttgagAGATTGTACCTTTTAatacccttcacctattttgttcCATCCTCTCTGGCAAGTCTACCACTTTACTCTGTATTTATGAATGTTTCTTATTTGCCTGTTTTGTCCATTAGATTCTACATAGAAATGGAATcctatggtatttctttttctttgacttattgtACTTTGCATGATATTCTctagtccatccatgttgtctaaAATGACAAGACtttatcctttctaatggctgaatgtTAAACCGGCATCCTTCTTTATTAAAAGCAAGGGAATGATAAAGTCCTGGATGGGTCATTCTGTGGGGAGTACAGGAGTGAGTGGAGAGAGGTGTGTAACGGTAGGCGTAGTTATGAGGAATGACCTGGGTCTGGGTAGGTGGTGGGCTAAAGACCTTTGCTTCATTCTGCTGTGTaacttagctatttttttaatttgttctcatGAAACATGTAACAcgtttttaagtaattttcaaaGTGAAAGGGAGTTGCCTAGTTGGTATCACAACTAAATAGAAAGCTGAACTAAAAACTTAGTTTTGGTCAAGGGCCCCAGCCCTCAGTGTTCACAACAGTGACGGGGGACTCAGTACAGATGAGAGTAGAAGGTGGATACCCACAGGCCCACATCCCACCAAATAGTGATTGAATGAGTAGACGGGAAGGAAGAGACAAATCTGAGTACTGTATGTAGATGTTCTGCCCTCAAGAAGCGGAGCAGGACCCCGGCCCGAAGTTTGGGTTCGCATGGTCTTCCCAAAGAGAACAGTCACACGCCCTGAGGACAATGAACACACCCCAGCCAGGGGTCACGGCCCATCCTCGGTGACGAGCAGGGACCCCTGAGTGACGCGATGAGAAGCCTTCAGCTCCAtggtcttcctccccaaaccCATCGCCCAACGTGAGACGTGTCCCGATGGAGGGAGGGTCCCAGCACCCCCAGAACTACTGGGCCACCTGAAACCAAGGACGGGAGAGCCAGCATGGCCCAGAGGTGTCGGGGAAATGTGATGTTCAGGGCGGAGAGAGGGTGTGACGGGAACCAAGGAAACCTGAACAGAGTGTAGACTTTGATTaaccacagggagcctgtgctGGTCCCAGATTCGGATTCATGGGGAGGGCGGGAGATGCGGGGCAGGGCGGATGGGGACTCAGCTTTTTTCAGAGGAGCCCTTCTTGGTCTGCtcacttcccccctccccccacctgccactGGCCTTCCATTCTTTCCTTGGTGTCACTTCTAGCCGCTGCCCGCCTGGTCTTGGCCTCATGGTGTGTCTCGTGGGGTGTGTGCCAGCGTGCAAGCACAGGCATGGCGGGTTTCTCTTGCAGTGGGCATCCCCACCATCCGGTGGTGTGGTGCAGAGGGAGACTACAATGTCATGGTGATGGAGCTGTTGGGGCCGAGCCTGGAGGATCTCTTCAACTTCTGCTCGAGGAAGTTCAGCCTCAAAACTGTCCTGCTGCTTGCTGACCAGATGGTAAGAATCCATTTTTCTGAGGTGACAGGGAAGCTGGGCCCCTGACACGTGCTTGCTGTGACTCAGAAGTCTGGCAGCTCATTCAGGGGCTCTTGTCCTTGTCTTATGCCTGTTAGCGCCCAGGGACTGAGCGAGAACATTAATCTTTGGTGCCGGATCATGCGTGAGGGCTGGGCTTGGAGACCACCCCACATGGCTCCATTTCCCTCAGGATCCTGTGTGTGCTTCCTGGTGGGACCCTGCAGGAAGGACTGCTGGTGTAGATGCGTGTCTGGGAGTGGTGGTCCCATCAGGCTGCCGTGGGTCCAGCCCCCTGAGAGCCAAGGAGGGAAAAAGCCCGGGCCTGGTTGGGGTACTAAAGGTGGTCCAGTCAGCATCCTTCCCTGGTTGTTGAGTTACTCTGCTCTGGCTGAGAGCTGCAAGACGTGCAGCTGAGGGCACGGCCCTCACTCTGCCAAGCAGATGCCTTTCCCGAGGCTGCTGCTGGGATTCAATCTTGTCATTACTTCCCCACCTACAGATTAGTCGCATCGAATACATTCATTCAAAGAACTTCATCCACCGAGACGTGAAGCCAGATAACTTTCTCATGGGGCTGGGGAAGAAGGGCAACTTGGTGTACATCATTGACTTTGGGCTGGCCAAGAAGTACCGGGACGCCAGGACCCACCAGCACATCCCCTACCGCGAGAACAAAAACCTCACTGGGACGGCGCGGTACGCCTCCATCAACACGCATCTTGGAATCGGTGAGCCCGTGGGTGGTGGGGTCTCCTGTGCCCCTGCTCACTAGGATGCCTTGGGCACGTCCATCTCTTGGCTCAGGGAAGGGGCAGCCTCCTGGGGGAACCCTGGGAGTGGTCAGCATGTTTGGCATAGAGGCTGTCATCAGTGCTTTGTGGCAAAGGCTGGTTCTCCAGACTCTGGAAAACCCTCTGTGAGGTGTGGTGGGGGCAAGTGAATGATTGTTTGGGCTTTTTGACAGTCCTTGTAACGTCGGGGTCACTCATCCAAGGGTGTCACAGTTTCCTAAAGGCACATCAGGGACAGCTGCTGGTGAAACAAAGAATCCAAGAATATTTTTCTGTGGTTTCAAAAGTTCATTTTCACAGTAAGAGTGTGTCTGGGCTCTCGGCACTGTGGCTGCAGGCGCACACATGCTGTCCTTGAcctattttccatctttttccagAACAATCTCGAAGAGATGACCTGGAGTCACTGGGCTATGTGCTCATGTACTTCAATCTGGGCTCTCTGCCCTGGcaggggctgaaggcagccaccaAGAGGCAGAAGTATGAACGCATCAGTGAGAAGAAGATGTCCACCCCCATTGAAGTGCTGTGTAAAAGCTACCCCTGTGCGTGTCCTCGAGTGCAGGCGCCGGGCCAGCCcgtggtctccagggtcagggaGGGCACTGGGAGCCAAACAAGGCACACCCCCGAGGCCAACTCCCAGACAGCGAAGAGTGGGTCAGTGGCCTGTCCTTGAGCTGGCGGCAGCCTTCTGTCCCCAGCGCTCATTTACCTTCCGGGGCCATGACCCAGGGACTTTCCCTTTGTTCCTGTGGAGCAATGCCCCAGCTGGAAGTAAGCTGTGCTCTGTGGTGCTGGGTTTCCTTAAACGAAGGTTCCTCCCAACATGACCAGTGTTTCTGATGCTGCGTCTCCCGTCTTAAGTGTGCGACCATGGATGTTGGCAGTAATGTCAGTGCGACCATGGATGTTGGCAGTAATGTCAGTGGTCAGGTATTGCTAGTTAGCGCTGAGTCTCTTGTTTTACAGCTGAGTTTGCCACATACCTGAATTTCTGCCGCTCCTTGCGTTTTGACGACAAGCCCGACTACTCCTACCTGAGGCAGCTTTTCAGGAATCTTTTCCACCGCCAGGGCTTCTCCTATGACTACGTGTTTGACTGGAACATGCTCAAATTTGTAAGTGTGCCACCAGCTCGTTTACATCATGGTATGAAGGGGAAACAACCGGTCAGCCAGAGGCCTCTGCTGGACGAGGTGCAGGCTTTAGAAGGCACATGCGCTGCATTGGGGGAGCCGAGCGTACCTGTGAGGGCTGTGGCCTAGGTGGAGTCCACCATGGGCGGGAGGTTCTGAGAAGCAAGTTACCCATCGGGAGAGCAGAGGCGGCACCTGGTCGGTGCTGGGCCCCCTGGAGCCAGCAGAGGATGTCTCGCAGGTGCAAGTCTGCCCAGAACCAAGGCTGTTACTTGAGTGATAAATCTTTAATTGGAAGGTCCTTCTATTATCACCGTCCACGTGGCTAAGAGCACCGTGGTTGTGACTGCCTGTGATGTTGAGGCACGGGTCCAGAGAGCGTGTTGTGCGGGAGGGTATGGCCAAGGGCTTCGGCAAGGTGCGGTCacctcttgcccctcctccttccgACGCAGCTGTGCAGGTGAGCCAGCAAGTGGGTGCCTGGAGGGGTGCTAGACTGTCACTGACTTTGGTACCTGGCTTATCAAATGGGCACAGGTGTTTGGGTGTGACCGTGTGTAGAAGTTGAGCtctgatgtttttcttctctaaatcTGCCCGCCCACCCTGAATCTCTTATATGAACCTGAGTAATTAATTTTCAGACACTGTTGCCAGAaagtttcagggttttttgtaACTTCATCTTTTGTTACAAATTTGTTCTCCTTAGTTATgaacttttaaaacagaaattggaACTTTTCCAAGGTAACAAGATCTGACGGAGGAGCAGAACCTCCTCTTTGGAGGGCATAAGACAGACAGACTGGTCCTGTGGCGTTGGCACGTGCAGAGGTGATGCCCCACAGGGGAGATGGGTGCCCCACGGTGGGCTGGCTCAGGATGCACCACCCCACATCGCCCAGAGTCTGGGCCCTCTTCTGGCATCATTCCCCTCCCAGTGGGGCTGGCTACCCTTCTCTGGGAAGGGCCGGAGAATGAGTCATGTCCACTTGGTGTGTGCATGGTGGTCCAAGCACTGAGCTGTGTGCTGCCACGGGCGCTGTGTGTCGTAGGTGGGTGTGGCTGCAGCTGAAAAACTTCATTTACAGAAACTGGTGGCTGAAGTTGGCCTGTGGGCTGCCCTTTGCAGACTGCATTACAGCGCTGTTTGTAACAACGTGGCGGGTTTTGCACCCCCCCCTACTCCTCTGGTTCGTCATTCACTGAGTATAACTACTCGTCATTCACTGAGTATAACTAGCTGTTTGTGCTGGGAGCACAGCCAGTGAAGTGGTGGCCACCGTGCGGGCCTTCCAGGACAGACCTGGCTGCCTGCATTCTTGTCACATGGGCGCTGGCCCAACATGTGCCCTGGGGCTGGCAGTCTGGGCTCTGGCTGGGCCCGCTGCCCACCAGACGCCACTGCTTCTGCGTGCCTCTGGGATCCCCTGTACACCAGCACATCGGGCCCGCCGCTGACCTGATCTCCTGCGATTTCTCACCCCTGTGTggatgctcagtggggagaggcCACCCAGTTCCCATCTGTGTTTGGAGTTCCGTGTCAGGGACACCTCGTGCGTGCGCTCACAGGGTCTAGGGGCAGGCTGCTGTCCTAGAGGGAGAGCCGCCTCTTCCCGGCCGGCTGCGTTGCTGCGGATGGCTTCTCTAGCAGCAGGTCCAAGTGCGCCTGGTGTGTTCTGGAGTCGCAGGGGACAGCCTGTTTCCACCAAATCCTGTTCAGTCTGGTCTTACCCTGTTTCCTTCGTAGGGAGCCAGCCGGGCCGCTGATGATGCTGAGCGGGAGCGCCGGGACCGAGAGGAGCGGCTGAGGCACTCCCGAAACCCAGCCGCCCGCGGCCTCCCCTCCACGGCCTCTGGCCGCCTGCGGGGCACCCAGGAAgtggctcctcccacccccctcacccctaCCTCACACACTGGTGAGTGGGCGAGCACCACGTCTCCTCAGCAGGCACTTGGGGGTTTCTGGTTTGTATGTTGGCTGCTCTGGCTGAGCTGCAGGGCCCCACACGGGTCCAGGTGGGCGCACCTCGTGGGCGAGACTGTGTGCCTGTGGTTCCGGTAGACTCTGGTTTCTGAGGATTGGCCGGCCCGGGGAAGTCTCTTGCACAGGACTTGGAAGGCCCTGTCACCGTTGTTTCTCTTTCTCGTGATTCCAAGTGCTCCCTTGGAGGCTCTCAGTACCTGGTGCTTTGCTCCCAGGAAGGCCCGCCTGGAGCCAGCACGCTGGCATCCCTGAGTGCTCCGTGCACTCTGCCTACCACTGCTGAGCTCAGAATCGGGGTGCAAGCCGGCCAGGGTGCAGCAGCACCCACCCCTCTGGTCGTGGATGCTGAGGAGAGGCCCCCTCACACCGGGTACGGGGCTGCCCCAAGCCCTCACCCTCGCCCCTGTCTCCCCCTCTAGCTAACACCTCTCCTCGGCCCGTGTCCGGTGTGGAAAGAGAGCGGAAAGTGAGTATGCGGCTGCACCGTGGCGCTCCCGTCAACATCTCGTCCTCTGATCTCACGGGCCGGCAAGACACCTCCCGCATGTCCACCTCACAGGTACGCGCACCGCACGGGTTCGCGCTCTGGGCTCGCTGAGTTCGGGCTGCTGCAGGCCTTGGGCCTCTCTGTGTTGGGGCTGCTCTTGGGGCACCAAGCCAAGTGGGATGTGGGTGCTGACGAGCttgcttcttctttccttc
Protein-coding regions in this window:
- the CSNK1D gene encoding casein kinase I isoform X1, with the translated sequence MELRVGNRYRLGRKIGSGSFGDIYLGTDIAAGEEVAIKLECVKTKHPQLHIESKIYKMMQGGVGIPTIRWCGAEGDYNVMVMELLGPSLEDLFNFCSRKFSLKTVLLLADQMISRIEYIHSKNFIHRDVKPDNFLMGLGKKGNLVYIIDFGLAKKYRDARTHQHIPYRENKNLTGTARYASINTHLGIEQSRRDDLESLGYVLMYFNLGSLPWQGLKAATKRQKYERISEKKMSTPIEVLCKSYPSEFATYLNFCRSLRFDDKPDYSYLRQLFRNLFHRQGFSYDYVFDWNMLKFGASRAADDAERERRDREERLRHSRNPAARGLPSTASGRLRGTQEVAPPTPLTPTSHTANTSPRPVSGVERERKVSMRLHRGAPVNISSSDLTGRQDTSRMSTSQRSRDVASLRLHAARQGARCRPQRPRRTTY
- the CSNK1D gene encoding casein kinase I isoform X3; the protein is MELRVGNRYRLGRKIGSGSFGDIYLGTDIAAGEEVAIKLECVKTKHPQLHIESKIYKMMQGGVGIPTIRWCGAEGDYNVMVMELLGPSLEDLFNFCSRKFSLKTVLLLADQMISRIEYIHSKNFIHRDVKPDNFLMGLGKKGNLVYIIDFGLAKKYRDARTHQHIPYRENKNLTGTARYASINTHLGIEQSRRDDLESLGYVLMYFNLGSLPWQGLKAATKRQKYERISEKKMSTPIEVLCKSYPSEFATYLNFCRSLRFDDKPDYSYLRQLFRNLFHRQGFSYDYVFDWNMLKFGASRAADDAERERRDREERLRHSRNPAARGLPSTASGRLRGTQEVAPPTPLTPTSHTANTSPRPVSGVERERKVSMRLHRGAPVNISSSDLTGRQDTSRMSTSQNSIPFEHHGK
- the CSNK1D gene encoding casein kinase I isoform X2 — translated: MELRVGNRYRLGRKIGSGSFGDIYLGTDIAAGEEVAIKLECVKTKHPQLHIESKIYKMMQGGVGIPTIRWCGAEGDYNVMVMELLGPSLEDLFNFCSRKFSLKTVLLLADQMISRIEYIHSKNFIHRDVKPDNFLMGLGKKGNLVYIIDFGLAKKYRDARTHQHIPYRENKNLTGTARYASINTHLGIEQSRRDDLESLGYVLMYFNLGSLPWQGLKAATKRQKYERISEKKMSTPIEVLCKSYPSEFATYLNFCRSLRFDDKPDYSYLRQLFRNLFHRQGFSYDYVFDWNMLKFGASRAADDAERERRDREERLRHSRNPAARGLPSTASGRLRGTQEVAPPTPLTPTSHTANTSPRPVSGVERERKVSMRLHRGAPVNISSSDLTGRQDTSRMSTSQIAGRVASSALQSVVHR